AATTCAGACGCACTACGGCCTTGCGCAATATCAAAAATGCTATTGTTCTTAAGATCGCAAAACGTAGTTGAAAAACCGACTTTGCGAGTGAAACGATGTTCATCTATGCCCAGATAACGGGGGCACACTTTGTTCTTATAGTGGCTGATTTTAAGCTTGATAACTTGGTGGTAGAAACGCTCTACACTGGCAACACCGAGACCGTTTTCGTTAGCAATCGTTTTGTTGGAACAGCCGTTGTTGTAAGCTCTGAACACTTCACGCTTCAACAGCTCTGTTGAGCGACTCCATTTCTGGACACCGCCCATACGCGTGTTAAAATATCGGCCACAATCCTTGCAATGATGCTTGTGACATTTCACCCGCAAAGTCGAAGATCAGCCCAGATGCGGAACACTTTTTATGAATCGCCAAAATGTATCCTTGATCCGAAAAGAAGAACTTCGGCATCTGGGACAGATAGGTTGTCCCGTCCACTCCACATCAAGAATTATAGGAAAATACGAAATCACTTTTTTCATTGCAAAATAAGGTAGACCAATTAAAATTCGCTCCATAAGTTGACTTCCTTTCTTTGGTCGGAAATTTAGTTAACTTATAGGGCATATCGAGTTGGTTCGGTATGCCTTCTTTTTAGGAGCTTAGATTATCGCCCCTTTCTTTGAGGTAGAGCCAAGTTATGGGGATATACCAAAGAACGGGGCGAATCTGATTGATTAAATTTTCAACCGTCGATTTTCATCTGCCCTACCAGCACGTGCTGCCGGTTGTTTTCAGTCTTTCAATAAGCATATGCGCATCTATGAGGGCGTTTAGTCTTGAGGTGAAACGCATATTAAAGTCTATGAACATAATTTTGCTAATTATCGCTTACTTATGGTCGCTAATATTCACATTAGTAAAAATTAAAGCCACAGTAACTATATAGTTACTGCGGCTAATTTTTAAAACGAAGATAGTTTTATATGTTAATCTACAGAATCTTTCCTTACATTATAAACTGCGCGGCCTTCAGCAATAATCACATCAGGATCTGAAGCGGCAAATACAATAATTGAGGTATTACCAACTCTGTTTCCAAGAAGCTTAACTCGTGCTTCAGCTACTATATCTTCTGGAGGTGCAGGGCGGAGATAATCAATTCTTAGATCTATTGTAGCTACTCGGTCATTAACATCACCAGATGCCCATACAGCCGTTCCTCCGCAAGTATCTACAAGCATAGATATGACTCCGCCATGTAGAGCTGGACGTCTGGCATCACCAATAAATTCTGGACGATATGGCAATCTTAGGCGGGCGTAATTTTTCCCCGCACACTCTACTTTAATGCCTAGAAAGTGATCAAATGGAATTTTTTCTTCAATCACTTCTTTGATATCTACGTTTTCACATGGTTCACTCATAAATTGTCCTTTTAGTCAGAGGCAGAATAATATTTACTTTCATTATGTTCATACTTGGAGAAAGTATTTACAAAAAGACAGCATGAATCAACAATATTTTTTAATACATCGCTTGGGGTAAGTATAGAATCAGTTGTGGGAAAATTGCGAATAAAATTATTCCAGCTAGAATTGCCGATAGAAATGGCATAGTTCCTTTAAAAATATCCTCAAGAGTAATATCCGGGGCAACTTTTTGTGCCATGCCGTATACAACATAGACATTGATTCCAACAGGTGGGGTTATGACACCTATCTGCGTAACAAGAACAATGATAACTCCAAACCATATGGGATCAAAACCTAAGGTATTAATAACAGGGTAGAAAACTGGGATGGTAAGCATGATAAGTGCCAGTGCATCCATAATGCAACCACCGATGAAATAAACAATTAGTATCATGGTCATTATGATAAGAGGATGCAGGTCAAATGAAGCTGTCCATTCTGCAACATTAAAAGGAATTCTGGTCACAGCCAGGAATTTACCGAATATTACAGCTCCGGCTACTAGAAACAAGACCATGCATGAGGTGCGTAGTGTTTCATACAGTGAGTTGACAAAAGCCTGCCAAGTAAGTTGGCGTTTGATAATTCCGAGAAGCAGAATTCCAAGTACACCTACTGCTGCTGACTCATTGGGAGTAAAGAAACCGAAAAACATACCACCGATCACTAAACCAAAAACAGCTATTGTATCGATTAGACCTAACAGTGATTTAAGTTTTTCTTTAAGGGGAAAATTTTCACCTTTCGGGCCTAAGCTTGGATCACGCCTGCAGATTATCGCAATAGCAATGATAAACAGAATTGTGAGTACAATCGATGGAATTATTCCGGCCATGAATAATTCACCGATAGATTGTTCCGTCAAGATTCCGTAGACAATGAGAACTATACTGGGAGGCATAATCATTCCCAGTCCTCCACCAGATGCTACAGATCCTGCTGCCAGTGAATTGGAGTATCCATAGCGTTTCATTTCAGGAATACCGACAGTAGCCATCGTTGCTGCTGTCGCAGGGCTTGATCCGCAAACTGATCCGAAGGCGGTACAGGCTGCTACTGTAGCCATTGCCAGGCCCCCCTGAATATGTCCCAGGAAATGGTAGGCTGTATTATAAAGCCTTCTGCTGATACCGCTGTTAAATGCTAGCTGTCCCATTAAAATAAAAAGAGGGATAGTTGAAAGACTATAAGATGAAAAAGTATCATAAAAACTGCGAGAAAGGAGATTCATACCTCCTTTAAGTGAAATCAGCATGGAAAATCCGCCGAACCCAACCAGAGTCATTACATATGCCACCGGCATGCGTGTCATGAGTAATGCCAGCATGACAAAGATGCCGATAATTCCTAGAGTGGTCGGTTCCATTTAGTCTTCCTCGGTGAAAAGCATGATGAGCTCTTTTATTAAGATTAGTGTGAAACATCCGAAACCGAAAGCAAGAGCATAGATGATAATATCTGTTGGAAGTTCAAGAGTCATCGTCACTTCATTTGCTTCGCGCATGGTACATCCATATAAATATAGGCGCCATGTGACTATTCCGAAAAGTGCTGCCCCGGCAGTTGTAGTAACTCGTTTAATGATCAGTCTGGTCTGTTTCCTGAGTTTGCTATATACAAATTCAACTCCGATATTTGCTTTTTGCGACTGTGCATATCCAAGGGCAAGTCCTGTCGTAAGCACCGCTAAGACGGTAACAAGCTCTTCTACACCTAATATTGGTTTACCGAAGACGCTCCGCGAAATTATGTCAGCACCGGTCAATAGAGCCATACCTATCAGACATGTTGCGGCAATATTTTTAAGTACGCTCTCTAGCTTATCTATAAAGCCTGAGATTTTAGAATTGCTCACTGATCACTCCAATGATATCAAATATTATACTTTA
The Maridesulfovibrio zosterae DSM 11974 DNA segment above includes these coding regions:
- a CDS encoding TRAP transporter large permease, whose product is MEPTTLGIIGIFVMLALLMTRMPVAYVMTLVGFGGFSMLISLKGGMNLLSRSFYDTFSSYSLSTIPLFILMGQLAFNSGISRRLYNTAYHFLGHIQGGLAMATVAACTAFGSVCGSSPATAATMATVGIPEMKRYGYSNSLAAGSVASGGGLGMIMPPSIVLIVYGILTEQSIGELFMAGIIPSIVLTILFIIAIAIICRRDPSLGPKGENFPLKEKLKSLLGLIDTIAVFGLVIGGMFFGFFTPNESAAVGVLGILLLGIIKRQLTWQAFVNSLYETLRTSCMVLFLVAGAVIFGKFLAVTRIPFNVAEWTASFDLHPLIIMTMILIVYFIGGCIMDALALIMLTIPVFYPVINTLGFDPIWFGVIIVLVTQIGVITPPVGINVYVVYGMAQKVAPDITLEDIFKGTMPFLSAILAGIILFAIFPQLILYLPQAMY
- a CDS encoding PaaI family thioesterase, yielding MSEPCENVDIKEVIEEKIPFDHFLGIKVECAGKNYARLRLPYRPEFIGDARRPALHGGVISMLVDTCGGTAVWASGDVNDRVATIDLRIDYLRPAPPEDIVAEARVKLLGNRVGNTSIIVFAASDPDVIIAEGRAVYNVRKDSVD
- a CDS encoding TRAP transporter small permease, with protein sequence MSNSKISGFIDKLESVLKNIAATCLIGMALLTGADIISRSVFGKPILGVEELVTVLAVLTTGLALGYAQSQKANIGVEFVYSKLRKQTRLIIKRVTTTAGAALFGIVTWRLYLYGCTMREANEVTMTLELPTDIIIYALAFGFGCFTLILIKELIMLFTEED